From the Candidatus Hydrogenedentota bacterium genome, the window AACGTGGCAAACGATCCCGGCGAGCAGAAGAACCTCGCCGGTTCCGGCGACGCCGAGGAACAGAAGCTTGGCGAAACGCTCGAGGCCATGCGGAAATACGCCGCGGAGAACGCCCAGAAGCCGGAGTATGCAATAAGCGCAGAGCAGGAGGAAGCCCTAAAAGCATTGGGATACACGGGCCCGTAACATCGCCCTGACGCATCAGAAGATCACTGGAGAAATCGTCCTTTGCGTATTGCAGTAATTGGTACCGGACATGTCGGTCTTGTCGTCGGCACGGGCCTCGCCGAAACCGGCCACTATGTCACCTGCGTTGACACCAATCGCGAACTCATCGACGGCCTCAACGCGAACAAGCTCCCGTTCTACGAACCCGGCCTCGAAGAGCTCGTCGCGCGAAACGTCGAGGAGGAACGCCTCAAGTTTACGACCGACGCAGCGGCGGCCGTCAGCGATGTCTTGCTGGTGTTCATCTGCGTCGGAACACCCGCCGGCGACGCTGGCGAAGCGGACACGTCCGCGGTGTTCGCCGCGGTGCAAAGCGTCGGCAAAGCCATGACGGGCTACCGCATCATCGTCAACAAGAGCACCTGTCCGGTCGGAACGACGGAGGCAATTCGCTTCGCGCTCAAAAGCCTCACGGAACACCCGTATGACGTGGTCGTCAACCCCGAGTTCCTGCGTCAGGGCGCGGCGGTCGACGACTTCATGCGCCCGGACCGCATCATCGTCGGATGCGAGGACGTGCGCGTCGCGGAAATCATGCGCGAGCTCTATGCGCCGTTCCTTCGCACGGGAAAGCCGTTGCTGACGATGAGCATCCGCAGCGCGGAGATGGCGAAGTACGCGGTCAACACGATGCTCGCGACACGCATTTCCTTCATGAACGAGTTTGCGCGCCTGTGCGAAGCGTACGGCGCGGACATCGCGGAAGTGCGCGAGGGCCTCGCCGCCGACTCGCGCGTCGGCCCGTCCTACTTGTTTCCGGGCGTGGGCTTTGGCGGTTCCTGCCTTCCCAAGGACGTACAGGCCTGCGCGCACCTCGCCGCAAACCGCGGTATTCCAAGCCCGCTCCTGGATGCGGTGCACGCCGTGAACGAATCGCAGCAAGATGCGTTCGTAAAGCGAATCCTCGATTACTACGGCGCCGACATCGCGAAGAAGCACATCGCCATCTGGGGAGCAAGCTTCAAACCGAAAACCGACGATCTTCGCGGCGGCCCCGCGCTGCGCGTTATCGATGCGCTGCTGGCCGCAGGCGCGAAGGTCGTCGTCCACGATCCGGTTGCGGACCAGTCGTTGCGGCGCCACTACGGCGACCGGATCGAAATCGCCCAGAAGAGCTATGCGGCGCTCGAAGGCGCCGACGGCCTTGTCATCTGCACCGAGTGGAACGAATTCCGCCGGCCCGATTACGAACGCATGGCGAAACTCATGCGCGAGCGCGTCATTTTTGACGGACGCAATCTTTACACGACGAAGGTTCTCGCTCAAAATGGCTTCCGGTATTTCAGCATCGGGCGCGCTGCGGTTTAGTCGACGATGCCGCGCGTAGCTCTCATAACCGGCGCGAACGGGTTCGTGGGGGGTATCCTCGCGAAATACCTTCGCGGCCGAGAGTGGCACGTCCGGGAAGCGGTAATGCCCGGGCAGCCCGAAGGCCCCAACCGGTTCGCGTGCGAGATAAC encodes:
- a CDS encoding UDP-glucose/GDP-mannose dehydrogenase family protein, which gives rise to MRIAVIGTGHVGLVVGTGLAETGHYVTCVDTNRELIDGLNANKLPFYEPGLEELVARNVEEERLKFTTDAAAAVSDVLLVFICVGTPAGDAGEADTSAVFAAVQSVGKAMTGYRIIVNKSTCPVGTTEAIRFALKSLTEHPYDVVVNPEFLRQGAAVDDFMRPDRIIVGCEDVRVAEIMRELYAPFLRTGKPLLTMSIRSAEMAKYAVNTMLATRISFMNEFARLCEAYGADIAEVREGLAADSRVGPSYLFPGVGFGGSCLPKDVQACAHLAANRGIPSPLLDAVHAVNESQQDAFVKRILDYYGADIAKKHIAIWGASFKPKTDDLRGGPALRVIDALLAAGAKVVVHDPVADQSLRRHYGDRIEIAQKSYAALEGADGLVICTEWNEFRRPDYERMAKLMRERVIFDGRNLYTTKVLAQNGFRYFSIGRAAV